AATATCACGAAAGATGAATTCGGCGACCGGCTCGTTCATCTCTGCGGAAGTCTCGATAATGCTTCGAAAGATTATCGCAGTTATATTTTCGAAAGCCAGATGTTGCCTGAACTGAATGCGCGCATCCAGGAACGATTGTATGAATTCAAAGGATTTTATGTGCAGTCGCGTACCGTGCGCAAGTACACGTACACGATAGCTGCGCACCTGCTCGGGTATGTGAATGAAGTGAGCGATAAAATTGTGAAAGATGATACTACAGGTTTTTATCAGCCAGGCGATTATATAGGCGCAAGCGGAATAGAAAAATCCTATGAAAAATACCTGCGCGGAAAAAAAGGAGTGCAAATAAAAATGCGCGATGTGCACAACAATATCAAAGGAAGTTTCAAAGACGGAAAATATGATACTGCCGCTGTTCCCGGATTAAGTCTTACGGCTACACTTGATGCCGATCTGCAGGCGTACGGAGAACAACTCATGCAGAATAAGATCGGTGGAATTGCAGCGATCGATCCTTCTACCGGGGAAATTCTTGCACTCATTACCAGTCCAACGTATGATCCGAATCTTCTTGTTGGCCGTGATCTCCGGAAAAATTATTCACTGCTTTCAGGCGATACAGCCGGAAATCCATTGTACAATCGCGCATTGCAGGCGATGTATCCGCCGGGATCAACTTTTAAATTAATGAACTCACTCATTGCGCAACAGGAAGGTGTGCTCACTGCCGATACGCGTTACCCGTGCGCAGGAGGATATCCTCCGCTGGGCGGGCATCCGAAATGCGAGCATCATCCTTCTCCGCTTGATCTTACCGGCGCCATTCAGTATTCCTGCAATTCTTATTTTTCTTATGTGTTTCATTCCATTGTTGCCAATAGAAAATACAAACATGATCGCGATGGTTTTGATGCGTGGAGAAATTATGTGCTGAGTTTTGGTGTGGGGAAAAAAATGGGAACTGATCTTCCGTTTGAGTTGAAAGGAAATGTTCCCACTTCGCAGGATTACGATAAAGTTTTCGGAAAAGGAAGCTGGAACGCCAGCACGGTTACCGGTGTTGGTCTCGGCATTGGCCAGGGAGAATTACTGGTGACTCCTTTACAGATGTGTAATATCATTTGCAGCATAGCCAACCGTGGATTTTATTACGTGCCGCATGTCATAAAAAATATTGGCGATGGAGAAAATAAAATTGTTCTGCCGCAGTGGTCCGTAAAAAATTACACGATGGTCACCGACACGAATTATTACAACATCGTGATCAATGCAATGAACGAAGTGGTGAAAGCGGGAACAGCAAGAGCTTCATACATTCCCGGTATCGATCTGTGCGGTAAAACAGGAACAGCGCAGAATCCTCATGGTAAAGATCACTCGGTGTTTGTTTGTTTTGCTCCGCGCGAGCATCCGAAAATAGCTGTAGCTGTTCTCGTTGAGAATGCGGGTTGGGGTGCGCAATGGGCTGCACCGATCGCGAGTCTGCTCGTAGAAAAATACCTCACCGGAAAAATTTCGCGTCCTGAAATTGAAAAGCGCATGCTCGATGGAGATCTCATTCATGCCGCGCCCGATCCGAAAGAACAAAAACATGCTGCAAACTGATGCGGGAAAAAAGCGAAAGTCTTTTTTACAACATCGACTGGCTAACGGTCATGATCTTTCTTGCGCTGGTGGTAATGGGTTACATGAATATTTATTCGGCAGATTACGTCCAGGGGAAAAATAATATTTTTGATTTCAGCCGCCACGAAAGCAAACAACTTGCTTTCGGAATTGCAGCCATCATTCTTGCGTTTTCCATCATCATCATCGACGCCAGTTTTTTTACGGCAACAGCTTTCATTCTTTACGGCACTATTTTATTCTTCAATGTCGTTGTGCGTTTTCTCGGGAGCGATGTGCACGGAAGTCATTCCTGGTTCAAGTTCGGCGGATTCAGTTTGCAGCCGGCCGAATTTGCAAAGTGGGCGACGCTGCTTGCACTTGCAAAATATATGAGTGGCGTAAAAGGCGGCGACTGGAAAGTGCGTATGCTTTACCCGATGCTCATCATTCTCGCACCGGTATTCATCATGATCGTAATTCAGAATGAAACAGGGTGCGCGCTGGTGTTCGCCGGATTTATTTTTGTGATGTACCGCGAAGGGATGATCCCCGGCTATCTCATTGTTCTTGGTATGGTGTTCGCTGCCATGTTCATTGTGGGAATAAAATATCCCGGTACCATCGTTGAGTTGACGAAAACAAAACCGCCGAAGATCGCTCACGTTTTTTTCCAGGCAAAGACAATTCTTATTCCGCTGATCATTCTTGCTGCGGCCGGCATCACTCGTTTACTTTTTATCCGAAGAACTTTTAAGCAAATTCTTCTTTCCGGAATTCTTGTTGCAGTTTTTACCGGAACTTATGTTGCTGCTCCTGTAGTTCTCGAAAAACTTCCGGAGCACATGAACGGGAGAATAAAATGCTGGCTCGGTTTAAAAGTGCCGCAAGCTGTGCACGACAAATACGGTTACAATTCCGATCAGGCGATGATAGCGATCGGTTCGGGAGGAATGTGGGGTAAAGGGTATTTGCAGGGAACACAAACGAAATTCAAATTTGTTCCCGAGCAGGAAACTGATTTTATTTTCTGCACAGTAGGCGAGGAGTGGGGATTTGCCGGGACAACTTTTATTATCCTGTTTTATTTATTTCTCATTGCTCGTTTGCTGCGAATGGCAGAGCGGCAACGATCGGACTTTACCAGAATTTACGGTTACGGAGTTGCCGCTGTTTTTTTTATTCACCTCATTGTGAATGTGGGAATGGCGATCGGTTTATTGCCTGTGATCGGAATTCCATTGCCGTTCTTTTCCTACGGCGGAAGTTCGCTCATCAGTTTCACGATTTTACTTTTCATTTTTGTGAAACTCGACTCGCAACGGCTGTTGATATTGAGGTAGAATGGAGTGATAAAAAAAAGCTCCCCATTTCTGAAGAGCATTTCTTTTATTTATTGGCACTCATTTCGATTCGAATATTCGTCCCCTGCGCGCATCAGGTGTGTTGGCTAAAAATGTTTCGCACGATTGTCAATGATCTCTGCCGCTTCATTGAGAATATCGGAAGAAGACGCATCGGCTCTTTGCGAATACGTTTGAATGAGTTTTGTTTTTTCTGCCGCAAGATCTTTCATCGGTTCGGGTTTCGTTACCGATTCGAGCAGTACCACATAAACACCGATCGTTCCTTTTATCGTCATCGAAAGTTCACCGGGTTTCATTCCGGCAATTGTTCCGAGTACCGGTGGTTCGAATCCTGCGCCTTGAATGTAAGGTTGAGCGAGCGTGAGGCCGGTTCCGTTCATGGGTGTAAGTTTTGCATTCGTCGCCCACTGATCGAGTGAATTTGCTTTTACTTTATTCAACTGGTCGGTAAACATTTTCGCTTTTTTATCTTTGATCACTTCCGGTTCGCAGATGTCGCGCACATCTTCAAAAGGTTTCACTCCTTTGTTGATGATCTTGGTGAGATGACAAACCACGTAACGGTCGCCACTCTGGAATGGAGAAGAAACACTTCCCACTTCTGTTTTTTCATCGAACATCCAGCGGATGATCTCTTTCGGATTGTCGAGCGTGGTATTCGCAATTGTTTTATCATTCAGTTTCACATCGGTCGCTTTACTCACCACCTTATTATCTTTTTGAATTGTTTGCGTAAAAAGATCGCCGGTATTATTTCTTCCTGCGAATTCGAGCGCTTTGTTGTACACATCACGGATCGTATTATCGGAAGGAACAATTTTTTTACTGATCGTAACCACTTCCACTTTCGAACTGCTTTTCTTATCCACTACCTGGATCACGTGATAACCATAATCGGATTCCACGATCACTACATCACCGACATTATTATCGTAACCGGCGCTGATGAATTGCGGAATGAACGGACTGCTTTTATTCAGCCATCCGTAATCTCCTTTGTTTCCCTGCTTTGCACCCGGATCATCGGACAATTGCTCTACGATATCTTCCATTTTTTTCTTGCCGGCTTTCACCACTTTCAGAATTGAATCGGCGCGCATTTTTGCTTTTTCTTTCGTGCGGATAATAGTAGGCGCCGCTTTCGCAGCTCCTTTGTAGGCGACGAGAATGTGACGAACTCTTATTGAATCGATGCCGGTGGAATCCCTGAATTTTTTAAACACTTCAATATTTCCACCATCCTGAAAAGGGCCGAGCACATCACCGGAAGCTGCTTTCAGAAAAGCGCTGTCTGAACCTGCAGGAAATTGTCCGGGGTGAAGGAATTTTTTTTCATAAACGCCATTGTCATCGTGTGCTTCAACGAATTCCGAATCTGCAACGCCGGTTTTTTCTTTGAAATCGGAAGCAACTGTTTCCATGTTTTTGCGTTCCGTAGCAATATCATCGGCAGAAGCAAAAACATCGAACGGAAGAAATTCCATATCGCGCGTGTCGTCGTGTTGTTTGAATTTGTACTGGTGCGAATTGTAATAATCTTTCAGTTCCGCATCACTGGGTTTGATGAGTGAATCGGGAACGTCGGCATATTTTTTTACAATGAATTTGAAATTGTATTTCGTGTTTTCGTCCGCGTATTCGTGATTGGCTTCTGAAGTGGTCACATAAAATCCTTTTCGCAGAAGGGTATTGTATTTTTCAAGAAGGAGATATTTTGAAATTTCCTGTTCTTCCATTGCCCAGCCGCTTTCCTGTTCTGCCGGAAGTTGTTTTACATAACCACTCACAGCAGCGCCGCTCAGTTGTCCGTCTGGCCCCTGGTATTGCTGGAAAATTTTTCCTGACTGATCGGAGAAATAACGATTAAGATAAGGAGTAGGATGCGGGCCATACAGTTGTTCAGAAAGTTCATCGATCGTAACGCTGATACCGAGTTTATCATACTGCGGTCCGTAAACATATTTATTTACGAGTTCCTGCCAGATCCCGTCTGAAAGTTGTGCCTGCTCTGATTCAGAAAGACTTTTTCCATTGGAAATTTCATCCATACGCGTACGGAATTCTCCGAGGGAAACCGTGTGGCCGCCGATCTCTCCAACATCATTCGATCCGGCGCCGCCGAAAATGCCGCGCTGCGAATTGAAAAGATCAGTTAAAACGAAAGCTAAAAGTGCGAGGAAGATGATGCCTACCAAGAGGCCTACCCGACTGCGGATGCGTGCTAAAATTGACATGGAAATTGACGTTTATTATAATGGGGCACGAATATACGATTAATGGCCAAAAACACGAAGAGGGAAAGGGGAATTATAGAGTGAAAAAACTGTATTTAAAAGGCACTCTCCTCAGGAAATATCATTTTTGCGATTCTCTTTTTCATCGGCGCGCTGGAGGATGCGGTTGAATCTTCTTCTCATCAGGTACATTACTATGGCGAATGAACTTACGAGCGATGCAAATCCACCGTCTTCATTCGCACCAATGACAAAAAGATAAATGGTGATGCCCACGCACATGACCGCCATGGTGAGCCACACATATTCAGTAAGACGGAGATATTTACGCATGCAGCAAAATTATTGTTTTTATTTCGGCCCGGCGTGTGTCGTGTCATCCCGGAGCAGGTATTCCCCGGTAGGATTAGTGATCACATAGTGATTGAACATTTCATCAGCTTCCATTCCATCGCCCCAGGTTACCTGGTCGGCAGTGGTGATCGTCACAAATGATTTGGTATAAATTTTCCTGCTTTTTCCATCCCACGTCAATTTATCTGTAGTGAGTTTGTCTCCTTTCGAATTCACGACCACCACATTTTTATTCGCCTCCATCATGTTGTCGCGTTCAATGCGCGTCGCATTTTCAGAAGTGAGATAAGTGCTCACTTTTCCGCTGTCATCAAAAAAATCAACACGTACTCCTTTCGACATTTCCGTATGTGGTTTTCCACCCTGGAACTCATCAACCTGTCCGGCGGTGAGATGAACTTTCATTTTTGCAGAATCGGAATAAAAAAGATCTACGTTGTGCGCAGTTTGCGTGGGAAGTGAAAGATTCTGCGTGTAATTGTGAACAGTAGCGGGATCATTTTCACAACTGCAGAAGAGCAGGAAAAATGTTCCTGAAAAAATTGCGGCTGCAGATCTCAGGAAAGCTCTCATGAAAGAATCAATCGTATTTGATCCGGTTGAACCACCGGTCATTGATCGTAACGCCGAATGTGACGCGGAAGAAATTTTCTTTGATCAGTTGATTATTTGTTGTGCCGCGCATTCCGTATTCGAAATTAATGGTTCCGCGCGTTACAGGTTCACCCACGCGCGTGCGATAAGGAACCGGGAATGAAAGGCTGAGATTTACAGAAGTTTCTGTAAGTTGAATTCCATGAATTTCAAGACTGGTGATGTAATATCTTGCGCCAAGCCGATACTGAATAGCGGTCAGATAATTTCCCCGCCCGATCTGCCGCGGTTGATATTGAAATCCTGCGGTGATGCGGGTAGAATTTTTCAAACCGGCATTCACACCCAAAATTGTTGACTGGCTCCAGAGCTGCGTCATGTAATCGGCCTGAAATGCCCACTTATAATCTTTTTTCAATTCGAATCCAACTCCGCCCATGAGCGGAAGCACAACACGCGATGGAATGCCCTGTTCAGAAA
This DNA window, taken from Bacteroidota bacterium, encodes the following:
- the mrdA gene encoding penicillin-binding protein 2 — encoded protein: MNPSVRRYIIIGFAVLAAILYIIRLFYIQVVEDKYKLDAQNQAFLYVTDYPPRGAIYDRNGKILVYNQVAYDLMVVPRDMKDCDTIELCKILNITKDEFGDRLVHLCGSLDNASKDYRSYIFESQMLPELNARIQERLYEFKGFYVQSRTVRKYTYTIAAHLLGYVNEVSDKIVKDDTTGFYQPGDYIGASGIEKSYEKYLRGKKGVQIKMRDVHNNIKGSFKDGKYDTAAVPGLSLTATLDADLQAYGEQLMQNKIGGIAAIDPSTGEILALITSPTYDPNLLVGRDLRKNYSLLSGDTAGNPLYNRALQAMYPPGSTFKLMNSLIAQQEGVLTADTRYPCAGGYPPLGGHPKCEHHPSPLDLTGAIQYSCNSYFSYVFHSIVANRKYKHDRDGFDAWRNYVLSFGVGKKMGTDLPFELKGNVPTSQDYDKVFGKGSWNASTVTGVGLGIGQGELLVTPLQMCNIICSIANRGFYYVPHVIKNIGDGENKIVLPQWSVKNYTMVTDTNYYNIVINAMNEVVKAGTARASYIPGIDLCGKTGTAQNPHGKDHSVFVCFAPREHPKIAVAVLVENAGWGAQWAAPIASLLVEKYLTGKISRPEIEKRMLDGDLIHAAPDPKEQKHAAN
- the rodA gene encoding rod shape-determining protein RodA, translating into MREKSESLFYNIDWLTVMIFLALVVMGYMNIYSADYVQGKNNIFDFSRHESKQLAFGIAAIILAFSIIIIDASFFTATAFILYGTILFFNVVVRFLGSDVHGSHSWFKFGGFSLQPAEFAKWATLLALAKYMSGVKGGDWKVRMLYPMLIILAPVFIMIVIQNETGCALVFAGFIFVMYREGMIPGYLIVLGMVFAAMFIVGIKYPGTIVELTKTKPPKIAHVFFQAKTILIPLIILAAAGITRLLFIRRTFKQILLSGILVAVFTGTYVAAPVVLEKLPEHMNGRIKCWLGLKVPQAVHDKYGYNSDQAMIAIGSGGMWGKGYLQGTQTKFKFVPEQETDFIFCTVGEEWGFAGTTFIILFYLFLIARLLRMAERQRSDFTRIYGYGVAAVFFIHLIVNVGMAIGLLPVIGIPLPFFSYGGSSLISFTILLFIFVKLDSQRLLILR
- a CDS encoding SurA N-terminal domain-containing protein, with translation MSILARIRSRVGLLVGIIFLALLAFVLTDLFNSQRGIFGGAGSNDVGEIGGHTVSLGEFRTRMDEISNGKSLSESEQAQLSDGIWQELVNKYVYGPQYDKLGISVTIDELSEQLYGPHPTPYLNRYFSDQSGKIFQQYQGPDGQLSGAAVSGYVKQLPAEQESGWAMEEQEISKYLLLEKYNTLLRKGFYVTTSEANHEYADENTKYNFKFIVKKYADVPDSLIKPSDAELKDYYNSHQYKFKQHDDTRDMEFLPFDVFASADDIATERKNMETVASDFKEKTGVADSEFVEAHDDNGVYEKKFLHPGQFPAGSDSAFLKAASGDVLGPFQDGGNIEVFKKFRDSTGIDSIRVRHILVAYKGAAKAAPTIIRTKEKAKMRADSILKVVKAGKKKMEDIVEQLSDDPGAKQGNKGDYGWLNKSSPFIPQFISAGYDNNVGDVVIVESDYGYHVIQVVDKKSSSKVEVVTISKKIVPSDNTIRDVYNKALEFAGRNNTGDLFTQTIQKDNKVVSKATDVKLNDKTIANTTLDNPKEIIRWMFDEKTEVGSVSSPFQSGDRYVVCHLTKIINKGVKPFEDVRDICEPEVIKDKKAKMFTDQLNKVKANSLDQWATNAKLTPMNGTGLTLAQPYIQGAGFEPPVLGTIAGMKPGELSMTIKGTIGVYVVLLESVTKPEPMKDLAAEKTKLIQTYSQRADASSSDILNEAAEIIDNRAKHF
- the lptC gene encoding LPS export ABC transporter periplasmic protein LptC, with translation MRAFLRSAAAIFSGTFFLLFCSCENDPATVHNYTQNLSLPTQTAHNVDLFYSDSAKMKVHLTAGQVDEFQGGKPHTEMSKGVRVDFFDDSGKVSTYLTSENATRIERDNMMEANKNVVVVNSKGDKLTTDKLTWDGKSRKIYTKSFVTITTADQVTWGDGMEADEMFNHYVITNPTGEYLLRDDTTHAGPK